Below is a window of Thermodesulfobacteriota bacterium DNA.
TCGCGATCGGGATCGGTATCGGTATCGGGGTCGATTTCGATTTCGATTGTGGGGGCCGAGATACCCCGTGTTGCTCCTCGGGGGCCGCCTTCCGCCTTCTGCCTTCTGCCTTTTCCCTGTATCCTTCCGCCCCTGCGTCCCTCCCGTCTCCGGAGGTTCCCCATGCCCTTCCCGCCCCCCTTCTACCGCTGGCGGCCTCACCCCTGGCACGGCCTCGAGGCCGGGGTGGAGCCCCCGGGGCTCTTGCACGCCTACATCGAGATCACGCCCTTCGACCTGGTGAAGTACGAGGTAGACAAGGTCACGGGGTACCTCAAGGTCGACCGGCCCCAGCGCAGCTCCTCCCAGCCCCCCGCCCTCTACGGCTTCGTACCGCGCACCTACTGCGGGCGCCGGGTGGGCGCCCTGTGCCCCGGCGCGACCAAGGGCGACGGGGATCCCCTGGACATCTGCGTTCTGAGCGAGCGGCCCATCGCCCGGGCCGAGGTGATCCTCAACGCCCGGGTGGTGGGGGGGCTCCAGGTGCTGGACCGGGGGGAGGCCGACGACAAGATCATCGCCGTGCTCCAGAACGACAACGTGTGGGGCCGGGCGGAGGACCTGGCGGACGTGCCCGAGGTGCTGGTGGAGCGGCTGCGCCACTACTTCGGCACCT
It encodes the following:
- a CDS encoding inorganic pyrophosphatase, with the protein product MPFPPPFYRWRPHPWHGLEAGVEPPGLLHAYIEITPFDLVKYEVDKVTGYLKVDRPQRSSSQPPALYGFVPRTYCGRRVGALCPGATKGDGDPLDICVLSERPIARAEVILNARVVGGLQVLDRGEADDKIIAVLQNDNVWGRAEDLADVPEVLVERLRHYFGTYKLVPGQESTLTVEAVYGRDQALRVVTASLQDYQEEFGQ